The sequence attttttttttttgatttgttaaCTTATTGTTAGTCTATTTATGTAGGGTTTTTGTTTTTGGGTTAGGGTTTAATCAATTTGCTTCCCTGCTCTCATACTTGACTATCTATTCGACTAATCCTAGCAAATTAGGATATCTTTATATTAGTTCCCGTGCTTTCTTCTTTGATAGGTTTGGTTCGTACTTATCATGGTTCCATTTTTTGATTTCCGGCTGTTGTATATGTAATTGGGTTTTTAGTTATTGGCTTGTTTGTTTTGTTGAATTTGTGCATCTGTTTCCCCTTTTATCCCAGGTTTATGAAAGCTTTTCAGCAGAAGGTCGCACATTTCGTGTCATTTTTGGTTTTGACTGTACAAGCAGAACAGAAGACACAGGTAAGCCATGTTGCTATATGGCTCTTGGAGTCTGAAAACTCATACCTTATGGACTTTTGCTGCAAACTCATTCGATGATAGCTTATATGGTACTTATTAATGCAGATTACTTGGTGGAAATTCAAAAGGCGATAGCTATTTTGGAACAAGTTCTACCTCCTGTTGCGGGTGACAAATCCATATCCTGCTTTACATTTGGAGATGGTTGGTATAGACGTTTTGTTTTGGTTGATGATTATGGTCTTCTTCTCAGTTCTCTTACGGATATTGATTTTCAGTTATTGTTTTACAGCATTGTCGCTTGACCACGGTGTCACCTGCCTCTTCACTGATGATAGATCGTTTACTGGATATAAAGAGGCATTTGAGGGGTACGAAGTTGCAGATTGCAAATCATATCCTGCAGGTCGTCTTTCAAGTTACATTCCAGCAAATTTATCGATTTTTTTGGTCATTTTCCTGTTGGTTTAtgttttccatttttcttttggcAGAAA is a genomic window of Papaver somniferum cultivar HN1 unplaced genomic scaffold, ASM357369v1 unplaced-scaffold_10979, whole genome shotgun sequence containing:
- the LOC113328489 gene encoding E3 ubiquitin-protein ligase RGLG4-like produces the protein VFVFGLGFNQFASLLSYLTIYSTNPSKLGYLYISSRAFFFDRFGSYLSWFHFLISGCCICNWVFSYWLVCFVEFVHLFPLLSQVYESFSAEGRTFRVIFGFDCTSRTEDTDYLVEIQKAIAILEQVLPPVAGDKSISCFTFGDALSLDHGVTCLFTDDRSFTGYKEAFEGYEVADCKSYPAEKRSFGPIIGKATHIASGAPSQPHVLIIFARGPVRSNYDDLQKPSVQEEDTLLAIAQARKYGLSIIIVGVGENSGEVMRGLEDKSSNFWSHKLKYVQYVDFRKLMATVPEQRKEIEFGLAATEKLRSNQHSNRNNKVKENVTTKYAGFVG